From one Plantibacter flavus genomic stretch:
- the folP gene encoding dihydropteroate synthase, whose amino-acid sequence MTSTEPRSDRHPERTGGFPLPPIRQPIRRIGARTFDFSKQVAVMAIINRTPDSFFDQGATFSLDRAVDAAVTAAEQGADWVDIGGAKFAPGPEIPTAEEIDRVLPVVEALAARSDVVISVDTFRPEVAAACIAAGASVINDTTGIHDPALADVVAASEATLVITHSLARPRQPHPRPQYDDVAGEVAAFLAARVDLALSHGIPESRLIVDPGHDLNKNTVQTLELTRRFDEIAALGLPTLAAVSNKDFIGESLDRPKSERLEGSLVSAAACILLGARIVRMHAVPESIAAVRMTEAILGFRAPVAPVHNV is encoded by the coding sequence ATGACGAGCACGGAGCCCCGGTCAGACCGACACCCCGAACGGACCGGCGGCTTCCCGCTCCCCCCGATCCGCCAACCGATCCGCCGGATCGGAGCGCGGACGTTCGACTTCTCGAAGCAGGTCGCGGTCATGGCGATCATCAACCGCACCCCGGACTCCTTCTTCGACCAGGGCGCGACGTTCTCACTCGACCGAGCCGTCGACGCCGCCGTGACCGCCGCAGAGCAGGGCGCCGACTGGGTCGACATCGGCGGAGCCAAGTTCGCCCCCGGGCCGGAGATCCCCACCGCCGAGGAGATCGACCGCGTGCTCCCCGTCGTCGAGGCGCTCGCCGCACGGAGCGACGTCGTCATCTCCGTCGACACCTTCCGCCCCGAGGTGGCCGCGGCCTGCATCGCGGCGGGCGCCTCCGTCATCAACGACACCACGGGGATCCACGATCCGGCGCTCGCGGACGTCGTCGCAGCGAGCGAGGCCACCCTCGTCATCACGCACAGTCTCGCCAGGCCCAGGCAGCCGCATCCCCGTCCCCAGTACGACGACGTCGCCGGTGAGGTCGCCGCCTTCCTCGCAGCCCGCGTCGACCTCGCGCTCTCGCACGGCATCCCCGAGTCACGGCTCATCGTGGACCCCGGGCACGACCTCAACAAGAACACCGTGCAGACGCTCGAGCTCACGCGACGGTTCGACGAGATCGCCGCGCTCGGGCTGCCGACGCTCGCCGCCGTCTCGAACAAGGACTTCATCGGCGAGTCCCTCGATCGGCCGAAGTCGGAACGTCTCGAGGGTTCCCTGGTGTCCGCTGCCGCGTGCATCCTCCTCGGCGCCCGCATCGTGCGGATGCACGCCGTGCCCGAGTCGATCGCGGCCGTGCGGATGACCGAGGCGATCCTCGGCTTCCGCGCACCGGTGGCGCCCGTCCACAACGTCTGA
- the mfd gene encoding transcription-repair coupling factor, translating to MTLQGLTHALRRAATIDDALAYAGKSADFSVIDGLRAPLLAALMDERGRQGAAQAALVVTATGRDSERLRSALSDLMPEAEIVEFPAWETLPHERLSPSAEIVGRRLEALRRLGAWTGERPFLLVASVRAALQPVADNLTETAPIELVQGGRGHDLAAIALRLVELAYTRVDMVSRRGEFALRGGILDVFPPVADHPYRVEFFGDEVDGIRAFSVADQRSLPEPVDAIRLPPSRELLLSPAVRQRAAEMQHEFPSLTGILEKIAEGIAVEGMESLSPALVDRLVPITHYLPDGAAVAVVSPERVVTRSISLAETNREFLAAAWSAATVGANAPIDLASGDFISLGALKESVTFSAPGQPAPDHPWWTFSGFRAGPDVETLPEHLELDELLTVTVDGDTVPSFHGNVEGAIEHVADRIREGWTVVVAARGVGLVERAADVLAEHEIAARMVDELPADPEPGVAYLLQADVEGGFELETSKLMLLGETEFYGRTAGYDSRLVKKLATRRKNVVDPMQLRSGDFVVHQTHGIGKFVEMTQREVSSGGRNPVKSTREYLVLEYAPSKRGYPGDKLLVPTDQLDLLTRYVGGEAPQLSKMGGSDWSQAKSKARKAVRDIAVELVKLYSARMASKGHAFGPDTPWQRELEEAFPFAETPDQLQTIDEVKADMEREIPMDRLLSGDVGFGKTEVAVRAAFKAVQDGKQVAMLVPTTLLVKQHFETFQERFAGFPVHLRPLSRFQSDKEAREALAGLADGTVDVIIGTHRLLTDKVQFKDLGLVIIDEEQRFGVEHKDALKKLKTNVDILAMSATPIPRTLEMAVTGIREMSTLATPPEDRHPILSFVGPYNGKQVGAAIRRELLREGQIFFVHNRVSSISRVAADLAELVPEARIAIAHGQLGEAALEQVVVDFWERRFDVLVCTTIIETGLDISNANTIIIDRADKYGLSQLHQLRGRVGRGRERAYAYFLYDEHKPLSETAHDRLSTIAANNELGSGMQVALKDLEIRGAGNMLGGEQAGHIAGVGFDLYLRMIGEAVSTFRGDVAEGQTELRLELPVDAHIPEEYVDSERLRLEAYQKLSAASGPAAKDGQIDLVIDELTDRYGEPPAQVSTLIAVSRLRQRAQRSGLSDLIAVGPNLRVTPADLPDSIQTRLRRMYPGAKYLAQTNTVIVPLPRVGDEPLADTDLIAWVQQFLNAIYPLPEGSTSS from the coding sequence GTGACGCTTCAGGGTTTGACTCACGCGCTTCGGCGCGCCGCAACGATCGACGATGCCCTCGCGTACGCGGGCAAGAGCGCGGACTTCTCCGTGATCGACGGGCTGCGTGCACCGCTCCTCGCGGCGCTCATGGACGAGCGCGGTCGGCAGGGTGCCGCCCAGGCGGCCCTCGTCGTCACCGCGACCGGCCGTGACTCCGAGCGGCTCCGCTCCGCGCTCAGCGACCTCATGCCCGAGGCCGAGATCGTCGAGTTCCCGGCCTGGGAGACCCTGCCGCACGAGCGCCTCAGCCCGAGCGCCGAGATCGTCGGCCGACGCCTGGAGGCGCTGCGGCGGCTCGGCGCCTGGACAGGGGAGCGGCCGTTCCTCCTCGTCGCGTCGGTGCGCGCCGCGCTGCAGCCCGTGGCCGACAACCTCACCGAGACCGCTCCGATCGAACTCGTCCAGGGCGGTCGCGGACACGACCTCGCCGCGATCGCGCTGCGACTCGTCGAACTCGCGTACACCCGGGTCGACATGGTGTCGCGGCGTGGTGAGTTCGCGTTGCGCGGTGGCATCCTCGACGTCTTCCCGCCGGTCGCCGACCACCCGTACCGGGTCGAGTTCTTCGGCGACGAGGTCGACGGCATCCGGGCGTTCTCGGTCGCCGACCAGCGATCGCTGCCCGAGCCGGTCGACGCGATCCGCCTGCCGCCGTCTCGGGAACTGCTCCTCAGCCCGGCCGTCCGGCAGCGCGCCGCGGAGATGCAGCACGAGTTCCCGAGCCTCACCGGCATCCTCGAGAAGATCGCGGAGGGCATCGCGGTGGAGGGCATGGAGTCCCTCTCCCCGGCCCTCGTCGACCGCCTCGTTCCGATCACCCACTACCTGCCGGATGGAGCGGCCGTCGCCGTCGTCTCGCCGGAGCGCGTCGTCACGCGGTCGATCAGCCTCGCCGAGACGAACCGCGAGTTCCTCGCCGCCGCATGGAGCGCCGCGACCGTCGGTGCGAACGCGCCGATCGACCTCGCCTCCGGCGACTTCATCTCGCTGGGCGCCCTGAAGGAGTCCGTCACCTTCAGCGCTCCCGGCCAGCCGGCGCCCGACCACCCGTGGTGGACGTTCAGCGGCTTCCGCGCCGGCCCCGACGTCGAGACGCTCCCGGAGCACCTCGAACTCGACGAGCTCCTCACCGTCACGGTCGACGGCGACACCGTGCCGAGCTTCCACGGCAACGTCGAGGGTGCCATCGAACACGTCGCCGACCGCATCCGCGAAGGGTGGACGGTCGTCGTCGCCGCCCGCGGGGTCGGGCTCGTCGAGCGCGCCGCGGACGTCCTCGCCGAGCACGAGATCGCCGCTCGCATGGTCGACGAGCTGCCGGCCGACCCGGAGCCCGGCGTCGCCTACCTGTTGCAGGCCGACGTCGAGGGCGGCTTCGAGCTCGAGACGTCGAAGCTCATGCTGCTCGGCGAGACCGAGTTCTACGGACGCACCGCCGGATACGACTCGCGCCTGGTCAAGAAGCTCGCCACCCGACGCAAGAACGTCGTCGACCCGATGCAGCTCCGGTCCGGCGACTTCGTCGTGCACCAGACCCACGGCATCGGCAAGTTCGTCGAGATGACCCAGCGCGAGGTCTCGAGCGGCGGACGCAACCCCGTGAAGAGCACCCGCGAGTACCTCGTCCTCGAGTACGCACCCTCCAAGCGCGGCTACCCGGGCGACAAGCTGCTCGTCCCCACGGACCAGCTCGACCTGCTCACCCGCTACGTGGGCGGCGAGGCTCCGCAGCTCAGCAAGATGGGCGGCAGCGACTGGTCGCAGGCGAAGAGCAAGGCGCGCAAGGCCGTCCGCGACATCGCCGTCGAGCTGGTCAAGCTCTACTCGGCGCGCATGGCGTCGAAGGGGCACGCCTTCGGCCCCGACACCCCGTGGCAGCGCGAGCTCGAGGAGGCGTTCCCGTTCGCGGAGACCCCCGACCAGCTGCAGACCATCGACGAGGTCAAGGCCGACATGGAGCGCGAGATCCCGATGGACCGCCTCCTCTCCGGCGACGTGGGGTTCGGGAAGACCGAGGTCGCCGTCCGTGCCGCGTTCAAGGCCGTCCAGGACGGCAAGCAGGTCGCGATGCTCGTGCCGACCACGCTGCTCGTCAAGCAGCACTTCGAGACCTTCCAGGAGCGGTTCGCCGGGTTCCCGGTACACCTGCGGCCGCTCAGCCGGTTCCAGTCCGACAAGGAGGCTCGGGAGGCGCTCGCCGGACTCGCCGACGGCACGGTCGACGTCATCATCGGGACGCATCGGCTCCTCACGGACAAGGTGCAGTTCAAGGACCTCGGTCTCGTGATCATCGACGAGGAGCAGCGGTTCGGTGTCGAGCACAAGGACGCCCTCAAGAAGTTGAAGACGAACGTCGACATCCTGGCCATGAGCGCGACCCCGATCCCGCGCACGCTCGAGATGGCGGTCACCGGCATCCGGGAGATGTCCACGCTCGCCACGCCACCGGAGGACCGCCACCCGATCCTGTCCTTCGTCGGTCCGTACAACGGCAAGCAGGTCGGTGCGGCGATCCGGCGCGAGCTCCTGCGCGAAGGCCAGATCTTCTTCGTGCACAACCGGGTCTCGTCCATCAGTCGGGTCGCGGCGGACCTCGCGGAGCTCGTCCCCGAGGCACGCATCGCCATCGCCCACGGACAGCTCGGCGAGGCCGCGCTCGAACAGGTCGTGGTCGACTTCTGGGAGCGTCGCTTCGACGTCCTCGTCTGCACGACGATCATCGAGACCGGCCTCGACATCTCGAACGCCAACACGATCATCATCGACCGCGCCGACAAGTACGGACTGAGCCAGCTGCACCAGCTGCGGGGTCGTGTCGGGCGAGGTCGTGAGCGCGCCTACGCCTACTTCCTCTACGACGAGCACAAGCCGCTCTCCGAGACCGCCCACGACCGGCTCTCGACCATCGCGGCCAACAACGAGCTCGGCAGCGGCATGCAGGTCGCCCTGAAGGACCTCGAGATCCGTGGCGCCGGCAACATGCTCGGCGGTGAGCAGGCCGGCCACATCGCGGGAGTGGGCTTCGACCTCTATCTCCGCATGATCGGCGAGGCCGTGTCCACCTTCCGAGGCGACGTCGCCGAGGGGCAGACCGAGCTCCGGCTCGAGCTACCCGTCGACGCACACATCCCCGAGGAGTACGTCGACAGTGAGCGGCTGCGGCTGGAGGCCTACCAGAAGCTGTCGGCCGCGTCCGGGCCGGCGGCCAAGGACGGTCAGATCGACCTCGTGATCGACGAACTCACCGACCGCTACGGCGAGCCGCCGGCACAGGTGAGCACACTCATCGCCGTCTCGAGGCTCCGCCAGCGTGCGCAGCGCTCGGGACTCAGCGACCTCATCGCCGTCGGACCGAACCTGCGGGTCACCCCTGCAGACCTCCCCGACTCCATCCAGACGCGGCTGCGACGCATGTATCCCGGCGCGAAGTACCTGGCCCAGACGAACACCGTCATCGTGCCGTTGCCGCGCGTCGGCGACGAACCGCTGGCCGACACCGACCTCATCGCCTGGGTGCAGCAGTTCCTGAACGCGATCTACCCGCTGCCGGAGGGCTCGACGTCGTCCTAG
- a CDS encoding alpha/beta fold hydrolase → MKKFLRIVLTGVVALVALVLAGLLTTTIVNTAASAAEATRIEEYGQRVEVDGKRMNVSVTGDGDQTIVLLPGFGTGSPVLDFSPLVGELSSSYRVVVVEPFGYGLSDQTDVPRTTENIVSEIHEAVAGLGIDRYVLMGHSIAGIYALDYVERFRDEVTAFVGIDSSVPDQPGMDAALPVDALRAAKALGITRVVTALSGDPYPDPPYDQHTREQLGMISLRNTSSATSSDEMSRIGANFRAAKGKTFPTDLPVLLFAQRDNPTVEGWLPLHKEQAASVDRGEVVPLDADHYLHHTTSREIAADVDRFLATPGVG, encoded by the coding sequence ATGAAGAAGTTCCTCCGCATCGTCCTCACCGGGGTCGTGGCGCTCGTCGCGCTCGTGCTCGCCGGGCTCCTCACGACCACCATCGTCAACACCGCCGCATCGGCTGCTGAAGCCACGCGCATCGAGGAGTACGGGCAGCGGGTCGAGGTCGACGGCAAACGCATGAACGTGTCGGTGACGGGAGACGGCGACCAGACGATCGTCCTGCTGCCCGGCTTCGGCACCGGTTCGCCCGTGCTCGACTTCTCGCCGCTCGTCGGCGAGCTCTCGTCGTCGTACCGGGTGGTCGTCGTCGAGCCCTTCGGCTACGGGCTCAGCGATCAGACCGACGTGCCGCGAACGACCGAGAACATCGTCTCTGAGATCCACGAGGCGGTCGCCGGGCTGGGCATCGACCGGTACGTGTTGATGGGGCACTCCATCGCGGGGATCTACGCGCTGGACTATGTCGAGCGGTTCCGCGACGAGGTGACGGCGTTCGTCGGCATCGACAGCAGCGTGCCCGACCAGCCGGGCATGGACGCCGCGCTGCCGGTCGACGCCCTGCGTGCGGCCAAGGCACTCGGCATCACCCGGGTCGTCACGGCGCTGTCGGGCGACCCGTACCCCGATCCGCCGTACGACCAGCACACGCGTGAGCAGCTCGGGATGATCTCGCTCCGCAACACCTCGAGTGCGACGTCCTCGGACGAGATGTCGCGCATCGGTGCGAACTTCCGTGCGGCGAAGGGGAAGACCTTCCCGACGGACCTCCCGGTGCTGCTCTTCGCCCAGCGGGACAACCCGACGGTGGAGGGGTGGCTGCCGCTCCATAAGGAGCAGGCCGCGAGCGTCGACCGAGGCGAGGTCGTGCCGCTCGACGCCGACCACTACCTGCACCACACGACGTCCCGCGAGATCGCCGCGGACGTCGACCGCTTCCTCGCGACTCCGGGCGTCGGGTAG
- a CDS encoding aldehyde dehydrogenase family protein encodes MATSIRTKQEPKVVVADAVARLRQTFDRGTTKPVAWRLRQLRALKQLLLERGGELERALATDLGKSGTEAQITEIGLLVGEIDHTLKHLKRWVRPRRVAVPLTLAPASASVVAEPVGVVLVIGPWNYPVQLCIGPVIGALAAGDAVLLKPSELAPATSAALARLLPEYLDDRAVAVVEGDAEVATALLAERFDHIFYTGGATVGKVVARAAAEHLTPITLELGGKSPVYVDDTVDLADAARRIIWGKLMNAGQTCVAPDYLLATRSVADRLVPYLRDAIAALYGPDPADSADYGRIISDRHFDRVSGLLDGLEPALGGEVDASERYIAPTVVNGVDTSASIMQEEIFGPILPILHVSGLEQAIAHIRAGEKPLALYVFSDDRATRKRFTRDTSSGALAFGVPAAHLLVPGLPFGGVGASGMGAYHGRHSFDTFSHAKAVFSKPLSPDTLSLVYPPFTEARDRIARLISKTGSTDGRRPWGARR; translated from the coding sequence ATGGCGACCAGCATCCGGACGAAGCAGGAGCCGAAGGTGGTCGTGGCCGACGCCGTGGCCCGGCTCCGACAGACCTTCGACCGCGGCACCACGAAGCCCGTCGCTTGGCGGCTCCGCCAGCTCCGTGCGCTGAAGCAACTGCTCCTCGAACGGGGCGGCGAGCTCGAGCGGGCGCTGGCGACCGACCTGGGCAAGAGCGGTACCGAGGCGCAGATCACCGAGATCGGCCTCCTCGTCGGCGAGATCGACCACACGCTGAAGCACCTGAAGCGTTGGGTGCGGCCCCGACGCGTCGCGGTACCACTCACCCTCGCCCCGGCGTCGGCTTCGGTCGTGGCGGAACCGGTCGGCGTCGTCCTCGTCATCGGCCCGTGGAACTATCCGGTCCAGCTCTGCATCGGTCCCGTCATCGGGGCGCTCGCCGCGGGTGACGCCGTCCTGCTGAAGCCCAGCGAGCTCGCCCCCGCCACGAGCGCCGCACTCGCGCGCCTCCTCCCGGAGTACCTCGACGACCGTGCCGTCGCGGTCGTCGAGGGCGATGCGGAGGTCGCCACCGCCCTCCTCGCCGAGCGGTTCGACCACATCTTCTACACGGGTGGCGCCACCGTGGGCAAGGTCGTCGCCCGGGCCGCGGCGGAGCATCTGACCCCGATCACCCTGGAACTCGGCGGGAAGTCGCCGGTGTACGTCGACGACACCGTCGACCTCGCGGATGCGGCCCGCCGGATCATCTGGGGCAAGCTCATGAACGCCGGCCAGACCTGTGTCGCCCCCGACTACCTGCTCGCGACGCGGTCGGTCGCCGATCGGCTCGTCCCGTACCTGCGCGACGCGATCGCAGCCCTCTACGGCCCGGACCCCGCCGACAGTGCCGACTACGGCCGCATCATCTCCGACAGGCACTTCGACCGGGTCAGCGGTCTGCTCGACGGTCTCGAACCGGCCCTCGGCGGCGAGGTCGACGCCTCGGAGCGGTACATCGCCCCGACGGTCGTGAACGGCGTCGACACTTCGGCGTCGATCATGCAGGAGGAGATCTTCGGTCCGATCCTGCCGATCCTCCACGTGTCCGGGCTCGAACAGGCCATCGCGCACATCCGGGCGGGGGAGAAACCGCTCGCGCTCTACGTCTTCAGCGACGACCGCGCCACGCGGAAGCGGTTCACGCGCGACACCTCCTCCGGCGCGTTGGCGTTCGGCGTGCCGGCCGCCCACCTCCTCGTGCCGGGTCTGCCGTTCGGCGGTGTCGGGGCCAGCGGGATGGGCGCGTATCACGGTCGCCATTCCTTCGACACGTTCAGTCACGCGAAGGCGGTGTTCTCCAAGCCGCTGTCCCCGGACACGCTGTCGCTCGTCTACCCGCCCTTCACCGAAGCGCGCGACCGGATCGCGCGACTGATCTCGAAGACCGGCAGCACCGACGGCCGCCGCCCGTGGGGAGCCCGTCGGTGA
- a CDS encoding MazG family protein, translating into MSSEPVGETSAERLVDAMRQIRDRCVWTQGIDHDMLVPYLIEESYELVEAVEAGTRDELVEELGDVLWQVVFHAEIASRDADAPFDFDDVAEAVTRKMVHRHPHVFGDEAAPTPDDVVRVWNAAKAEEKAKRSSALEGIPQGMPSLALADKVLGRAVPLGVGPMAVADVVDDEDALGEQLLAVVAAARANGLDAERALRGAVRRLSARVRDAERPVASPTDD; encoded by the coding sequence GTGAGCAGCGAGCCCGTCGGCGAAACCTCCGCTGAGCGCCTCGTCGACGCCATGCGGCAGATCCGCGACCGCTGTGTGTGGACGCAGGGCATCGATCACGACATGCTCGTGCCGTACCTCATCGAGGAGAGCTACGAGCTCGTCGAAGCGGTCGAGGCCGGGACGCGCGACGAACTCGTCGAGGAACTCGGCGACGTGCTGTGGCAGGTCGTCTTCCATGCGGAGATCGCATCCCGTGACGCCGATGCACCGTTCGACTTCGACGACGTCGCCGAGGCCGTCACCCGCAAGATGGTCCACCGTCATCCGCACGTGTTCGGCGACGAAGCAGCGCCGACCCCGGATGACGTGGTGCGCGTCTGGAACGCCGCGAAGGCCGAGGAGAAGGCGAAGCGCAGCAGCGCGCTCGAGGGGATCCCGCAGGGGATGCCGTCGCTCGCCCTCGCCGACAAGGTGCTCGGCAGGGCCGTGCCGCTCGGAGTCGGACCGATGGCCGTCGCCGATGTCGTCGACGACGAGGACGCCCTGGGGGAGCAGCTCCTCGCCGTGGTCGCTGCAGCACGGGCGAACGGGCTCGACGCGGAACGGGCGCTCCGGGGTGCCGTCCGTCGGTTGAGCGCGCGGGTGCGGGACGCCGAGCGTCCGGTGGCGTCACCGACCGACGACTGA
- the hisS gene encoding histidine--tRNA ligase, whose protein sequence is MAAPVNPPRGMRDFLPADKARREHALGTIRRVFTAHGFDEIETPVVEEYERLHSGLGGDNEKMAFNILRRKLTPEAIVAAADNQTELTDLGLRFDLTVPLARFYATHRAELPPVFRSIQIAPVWRGERPQQGRYRQFVQCDIDIIGESSNLAETELIIATLGALAELGITGCSVRINDRRLLIGMLESLGFPADEHAQVLITIDKLDKIGQQGVVAELRDRGVDATAVDALKAFFSRPQTMEFNTFGERAIRKALPLGADDAVVAELDALGKGVAAATSLQGQQADPFANPLVFDPFLVRGMGYYTGAIFEIAHPDLGYSLGGGGRYDGMIGRFLGQDVPAVGFSIGFERIVDLIELPAGAAADAVVLVHDRDVAPMTLVALKAKLVAQGRRVRLEARVKNLKALLDRVSAAGFGAFAFVSADSTLESLEFKSLD, encoded by the coding sequence ATGGCAGCTCCAGTGAACCCGCCGCGCGGCATGCGCGATTTCCTCCCCGCCGACAAGGCCCGCCGGGAGCACGCGCTGGGCACCATCCGTCGCGTCTTCACCGCGCATGGCTTCGACGAGATCGAGACGCCCGTGGTGGAGGAGTACGAGCGGCTGCACTCGGGGCTCGGCGGCGACAACGAGAAGATGGCGTTCAACATCCTCCGGCGGAAGCTCACCCCGGAGGCCATCGTGGCCGCAGCGGACAACCAGACCGAACTCACCGACCTCGGCCTGCGCTTCGACCTCACCGTGCCGCTCGCCCGGTTCTACGCGACGCACCGGGCCGAGCTCCCGCCGGTGTTCCGCTCGATCCAGATCGCGCCGGTCTGGCGCGGCGAACGGCCGCAGCAGGGCCGGTACCGCCAGTTCGTGCAGTGCGACATCGACATCATCGGAGAGTCGTCGAACCTCGCGGAGACCGAGCTCATCATCGCGACCCTCGGGGCCCTCGCCGAGCTCGGCATCACCGGCTGCAGCGTGCGGATCAACGACCGCCGACTCCTCATCGGGATGCTCGAATCGCTGGGCTTCCCCGCCGACGAGCACGCACAGGTGCTCATCACGATCGACAAGCTCGACAAGATCGGTCAGCAGGGCGTGGTCGCCGAACTGCGCGACCGTGGCGTCGACGCCACCGCCGTCGACGCACTCAAGGCCTTCTTCTCCCGTCCGCAGACGATGGAGTTCAACACCTTCGGCGAGCGGGCGATCCGCAAGGCGCTGCCGCTCGGTGCCGATGACGCCGTCGTCGCGGAGCTCGACGCGCTCGGGAAGGGCGTCGCCGCGGCGACCTCCCTCCAGGGTCAGCAGGCCGACCCCTTCGCGAACCCGCTGGTGTTCGACCCCTTCCTGGTGCGGGGCATGGGGTACTACACGGGCGCCATCTTCGAGATCGCGCACCCCGACCTCGGGTACTCGCTCGGCGGCGGTGGTCGCTACGACGGCATGATCGGGCGTTTCCTCGGCCAGGACGTGCCGGCGGTCGGATTCTCGATCGGCTTCGAGCGCATCGTCGACCTCATCGAGCTCCCCGCCGGAGCGGCCGCGGATGCCGTCGTGCTCGTGCACGACCGTGACGTGGCGCCGATGACGCTGGTCGCGTTGAAGGCCAAGCTCGTCGCCCAGGGGCGTCGCGTGCGCCTCGAAGCCCGTGTGAAGAACCTCAAGGCACTCCTCGACCGCGTGTCGGCAGCCGGTTTCGGCGCCTTCGCGTTCGTCTCGGCCGACTCGACGCTCGAGTCGCTCGAGTTCAAATCGCTCGACTGA
- a CDS encoding endonuclease/exonuclease/phosphatase family protein, with amino-acid sequence MAPAARPQRAPESTGPTRRRVSLVRRRATTLALAVGVPLALLTAAHALVPDILGLGLVWDNALPWTWVLLPVLFLVLLVARTPGAVIGLLAPTLVWAFLFGPGVVPMGDGRSAVPAEASLTVASQNLGPEGDPAVIAGSLQASGADLIALQEIEDHDREPLAATLDEQYPYSVLTGTVGLWSRYPIADSVGLKLGLDWYRAINAVVDTPSGAVSVYVIHADSARPGAHAERDVMLAELAETVAANTRDRIVVMGDFNASASDRALAALQSEVSEPNQSEGGFGLTWPAGTPLMRLDHVFVRGMTATHNAVGDAEGSDHHGIVSSFRLDR; translated from the coding sequence ATGGCCCCTGCAGCGCGCCCGCAGCGCGCCCCGGAGTCGACCGGCCCCACGCGCCGCCGGGTGAGCCTCGTGCGGCGCCGGGCGACGACGCTCGCGCTGGCCGTCGGTGTCCCGCTCGCCCTGCTGACGGCCGCCCACGCCCTCGTCCCCGACATCCTCGGCCTCGGGCTCGTCTGGGACAACGCCCTGCCGTGGACGTGGGTCCTGCTGCCGGTGCTCTTCCTCGTCCTCCTCGTCGCCCGCACGCCGGGCGCCGTCATCGGTCTCCTCGCGCCGACGCTCGTCTGGGCCTTCCTGTTCGGCCCCGGCGTCGTCCCCATGGGCGACGGGCGCTCGGCGGTCCCGGCCGAGGCCTCCCTCACGGTCGCCAGCCAGAACCTCGGGCCGGAGGGCGATCCCGCGGTCATCGCGGGTTCCCTCCAGGCGAGTGGTGCGGATCTCATCGCGCTCCAGGAGATCGAGGACCACGACCGCGAACCACTCGCCGCGACGCTCGACGAGCAGTACCCGTACTCCGTGCTCACGGGGACGGTGGGTCTCTGGAGCCGCTATCCGATCGCCGACTCGGTCGGGCTGAAGCTCGGCCTCGACTGGTACCGGGCGATCAACGCCGTCGTCGACACCCCGTCCGGGGCCGTGAGCGTCTACGTGATCCACGCCGACTCCGCGCGTCCGGGTGCGCACGCCGAACGGGACGTGATGCTCGCGGAGTTGGCCGAAACCGTCGCGGCGAACACCCGTGATCGGATCGTCGTCATGGGCGACTTCAACGCCTCCGCCTCCGACCGGGCGCTCGCCGCACTCCAGAGCGAGGTGTCTGAGCCCAACCAGAGCGAGGGAGGCTTCGGACTCACCTGGCCGGCCGGGACACCGCTCATGCGACTCGACCACGTCTTCGTCCGCGGCATGACCGCGACCCACAACGCCGTCGGCGACGCCGAGGGCAGCGACCACCACGGCATCGTGTCGAGCTTCCGGCTCGACCGCTGA